In Aggregicoccus sp. 17bor-14, the following are encoded in one genomic region:
- a CDS encoding phosphatase PAP2 family protein, which translates to MSPTSLPSVPAQPPTSALARLAQRRPWAMEWLYFLLALGVYQLSRAIAIGGEEVAMGHAMDIVRFERALGLYVEPGMQALFLPHEALKQVLNAVYMRAHLPVTILFFMWLYRYHRSDYAWVRNGFFVANAIAVIIYVVYPVAPPRLMEALGIVDTLRHSSGVDLYRGWRRHFFNQYAAVPSMHFGYSLLVSTGIVRWARPLWVKAVSALYAPLILLVIVVTGNHFVLDAAAGGLVMALAFVLLWQYQRLQNPALARLRPLAADSASAQSVE; encoded by the coding sequence ATGAGCCCCACCAGCCTCCCCTCCGTCCCTGCGCAGCCGCCCACCTCGGCGCTCGCGCGGCTCGCCCAGCGCCGCCCGTGGGCGATGGAGTGGCTGTACTTCCTCCTCGCGCTGGGCGTGTACCAGCTGAGCCGGGCCATCGCGATCGGGGGGGAGGAGGTGGCGATGGGCCACGCGATGGACATCGTCCGCTTCGAGCGCGCCCTGGGGCTGTACGTGGAGCCCGGGATGCAGGCGCTGTTCCTGCCGCACGAGGCGCTCAAGCAGGTGCTCAACGCGGTGTACATGCGCGCGCACCTGCCGGTGACGATCCTCTTCTTCATGTGGCTGTACCGCTACCACCGCAGCGACTACGCCTGGGTGCGCAACGGCTTCTTCGTGGCCAATGCCATCGCGGTCATCATCTACGTGGTGTACCCGGTGGCCCCGCCGCGGCTCATGGAGGCGCTGGGGATCGTGGACACGCTGCGCCACTCGAGCGGCGTGGACCTGTACCGCGGCTGGCGGCGCCACTTCTTCAACCAGTACGCAGCCGTGCCCTCCATGCACTTCGGCTACTCGCTGCTGGTGAGCACCGGCATCGTGCGCTGGGCGCGCCCGCTGTGGGTGAAGGCGGTGAGCGCGCTGTACGCCCCGCTCATCCTCCTGGTCATCGTGGTGACCGGGAACCACTTCGTCCTGGACGCGGCCGCGGGCGGCCTGGTGATGGCGCTCGCCTTCGTCCTGCTGTGGC
- a CDS encoding RND family transporter translates to MHSPSEPGSAPSERSLRWATWLDTNRVRVLAVSVVLVLLCGWLSSRLPVYGDFSWLLPPDAKSVRDLRALQQRVSSLGTLLIAVESDDAALRTRTAEQVARRLRTIDPKLVASVAADDAKAREFRWQNRFLFAPLADLQSAHDALSSRITEAKLKSNPLYVSFEDEDEAPAPKKDAKKQGADKGSDDKGSDDKASGDAPDTRIEELRTRMRDAEKKAHESAGLVSKDGKMQLLIVRTPFASSEVRLSRELMSAVRKAVQEACAEVGPGCSAPQVQDGPVAKAAAGPTVTVGLAGDVANGQAEQKSILSGMLLATVLTIVLVGLGLFAYYRSVRGVGALLWTLTVGTLLTFALTKLTIGHLNLATAFLSAIVVGNGINFGIVLLARYFEELRAGRPDLDALAHALGGTLKGTATAGLTAAVAYGSLIVTQFRGFRHFGIIGGMGMVACWVATYTVLPALLAVARRRGMHPRGEPKSGQALAKLYPSRTAPVALVSLALLLVSVLGAVLYLAHDPLERDFRNVRSSSAEILAIRDWLDKVDRGFGRGISGGMVIALPTQEAATQVAARLRAHDAGKQDQEKLFSRISTLEDQLPTDQPQKLALLQDIRSQMLQGAAASELSDEDRRLLLPPEGLRALTTQDVPVELAWPYTERDGTRGRIVLAGVGLHYNTWLAEDLRSFVNDFRKIDVQGAQVGGSTFVFADLLDSMNTDGPRATVASMVGATLVVLLMLGFSRHATITLLASLLGTTMMLWLCAVMGIKVNFLDFVALPITIGIGIDYAANLAARHQQTGESPRQLLSTVGGAVFLCSYTTIVGYGSLLISENQGLRSFGGAAILGEFTCLAAALGAVPALLTRLTASRR, encoded by the coding sequence ATGCACTCCCCAAGTGAACCGGGCTCCGCCCCCTCCGAGCGCAGCCTCCGCTGGGCGACCTGGCTGGACACGAACCGCGTGCGGGTGCTCGCGGTGTCCGTGGTGCTGGTGCTGCTGTGCGGCTGGCTCTCCTCGCGCCTGCCGGTGTACGGCGACTTCTCCTGGCTGCTGCCGCCGGACGCGAAGTCGGTGCGCGACCTGCGCGCGCTGCAGCAGCGGGTGAGCTCGCTGGGCACCCTGCTCATCGCGGTGGAGAGCGACGACGCGGCCCTGCGCACGCGCACCGCCGAGCAGGTGGCACGGCGGCTGCGCACCATCGATCCGAAGCTGGTGGCGAGCGTGGCCGCGGACGACGCGAAGGCGCGCGAGTTCCGCTGGCAGAACCGCTTCCTCTTCGCCCCGCTCGCGGACCTGCAGTCCGCGCACGACGCGCTCAGCTCGCGCATCACCGAGGCGAAGCTCAAGAGCAACCCGCTCTACGTTTCCTTCGAGGACGAGGACGAGGCGCCGGCTCCCAAGAAGGACGCGAAGAAGCAGGGCGCGGACAAGGGCTCTGACGACAAGGGCTCTGACGACAAGGCCTCTGGAGACGCGCCGGACACGCGCATCGAGGAGCTGCGCACGCGCATGCGTGACGCCGAGAAGAAGGCGCACGAGTCCGCGGGGCTGGTGTCCAAGGACGGCAAGATGCAGCTGCTCATCGTGCGCACGCCCTTCGCCTCGAGCGAGGTGCGGCTGTCGCGCGAGCTGATGAGCGCGGTGCGCAAGGCGGTGCAGGAGGCCTGCGCCGAGGTGGGGCCGGGCTGCAGCGCCCCGCAGGTGCAGGACGGGCCGGTGGCGAAGGCGGCCGCAGGCCCCACGGTGACGGTGGGGCTTGCCGGAGACGTGGCCAACGGCCAGGCGGAGCAGAAGTCCATCCTCAGCGGCATGCTGCTGGCCACGGTGCTCACCATCGTGCTGGTGGGGCTGGGGCTGTTCGCCTACTACCGCTCGGTGCGCGGGGTGGGGGCGCTGCTGTGGACGCTGACGGTGGGCACGCTGCTCACCTTCGCGCTGACCAAGCTGACCATCGGCCACCTGAACCTGGCCACGGCCTTCCTCTCGGCCATCGTGGTGGGCAACGGCATCAACTTCGGGATCGTGCTGCTCGCGCGCTACTTCGAGGAGCTGCGCGCGGGGCGCCCGGACCTGGACGCGCTCGCCCACGCGCTGGGCGGCACGCTCAAGGGCACGGCGACCGCGGGGCTCACGGCGGCGGTGGCCTACGGCTCGCTCATCGTGACCCAGTTCCGCGGCTTCCGGCACTTCGGGATCATCGGCGGCATGGGCATGGTGGCGTGCTGGGTGGCCACCTACACGGTGCTGCCCGCGCTGCTGGCGGTGGCGCGGCGGCGCGGGATGCACCCGCGCGGCGAGCCGAAGAGCGGCCAGGCGCTGGCGAAGCTCTACCCGAGCCGCACGGCGCCCGTGGCGCTGGTGAGCCTCGCGCTGCTGCTGGTGAGCGTGCTGGGCGCGGTGCTCTACCTCGCGCACGACCCGCTCGAGCGCGACTTCCGCAACGTGCGCTCCTCGAGCGCGGAGATCCTGGCCATCCGCGACTGGCTGGACAAGGTGGACCGGGGCTTCGGCCGCGGCATCTCGGGCGGCATGGTGATCGCGCTGCCCACGCAGGAGGCGGCCACCCAGGTGGCGGCGCGGCTGCGCGCGCACGACGCGGGCAAGCAGGACCAGGAGAAGCTCTTCAGCCGCATCTCCACGCTGGAGGACCAGCTGCCCACGGACCAGCCGCAGAAGCTCGCGCTGCTCCAGGACATCCGCAGCCAGATGCTGCAGGGCGCGGCCGCCTCCGAGCTCTCGGACGAGGACCGCCGCCTGCTGCTGCCCCCCGAGGGCCTGCGCGCGCTCACCACCCAGGACGTGCCGGTGGAGCTGGCCTGGCCCTACACGGAGCGCGACGGCACGCGCGGGCGCATCGTGCTCGCGGGCGTGGGGCTGCACTACAACACCTGGCTCGCCGAGGACCTGCGCTCCTTCGTGAACGACTTCCGCAAGATCGACGTGCAGGGCGCCCAGGTGGGCGGCAGCACCTTCGTGTTCGCGGACCTGCTGGACTCCATGAACACGGACGGCCCGCGCGCCACGGTGGCCTCGATGGTGGGCGCCACGCTGGTGGTGCTGCTGATGCTGGGCTTCTCGCGCCACGCCACCATCACGCTGCTGGCGAGCCTGCTGGGCACCACGATGATGCTGTGGCTGTGCGCGGTGATGGGGATCAAGGTCAACTTCCTGGACTTCGTGGCCCTGCCCATCACCATCGGCATCGGCATCGACTACGCGGCGAACCTCGCCGCGCGCCACCAGCAGACGGGCGAGAGCCCGCGCCAGCTTTTGTCTACAGTGGGCGGCGCTGTGTTCCTTTGCTCCTACACCACCATCGTCGGCTACGGTTCGCTGCTCATCTCCGAGAACCAGGGGCTGCGCTCGTTCGGCGGCGCCGCGATCCTCGGGGAGTTCACCTGCCTTGCCGCGGCGCTCGGTGCCGTGCCTGCCCTCCTGACGCGACTGACTGCGAGCCGGCGATGA
- a CDS encoding TolC family protein translates to MLAQAPAPPAASAPTSAPAPTPAPAAAAPAAPAPPTAAHARPAQALDLPALIERAQRGARVEMVRSQVQSMQAKQDEVARVTLPQGELTVLGAPSPRINCIPSVDDCITTDPREPGVHFQGALVRIDLRAVWPIYTFGKREGGLRAAKAGVAATQALVEAGTADASVDAARAYYGVKLGRELVSMLEEGQDILRQAVKRTEEELAQPDTELGEGDRRRLRVLQTEAAGRLAEARKLEAVALAGVRFLAGDDKVDVDEKPLEALPGRLPQLAHAESESSGRPDVRAAQYAAKAAEGLSDVERARLLPDLAVVAQGAFARAAGAENPHNAYFADPFNTTSVGAGLALRWTIDPATRLARLRGAEADAARARTGAGLAASAAQLAARAAWADAQDALGRREAAIAGEAEARAWLVSSLQAEAAGLVDTKDIGDSLTAWFGQRARLAQATFDWDIAVFTLMRAMGAPYTEAYALPK, encoded by the coding sequence GTGCTGGCCCAGGCCCCGGCTCCCCCCGCGGCGTCCGCGCCCACCTCCGCACCGGCTCCCACACCGGCGCCTGCCGCCGCGGCTCCGGCGGCCCCCGCCCCGCCCACCGCGGCGCACGCGCGCCCGGCGCAGGCGCTGGACCTGCCCGCGCTGATCGAGCGCGCCCAGCGCGGCGCCCGCGTGGAGATGGTGCGCTCGCAGGTGCAGTCGATGCAGGCGAAGCAGGACGAGGTCGCGCGCGTGACCCTGCCCCAGGGCGAGCTCACGGTGCTGGGGGCGCCCAGCCCGCGCATCAACTGCATCCCGTCCGTGGACGACTGCATCACCACCGACCCGCGCGAGCCGGGCGTGCACTTCCAGGGCGCCCTGGTGCGCATCGACCTGCGCGCCGTCTGGCCCATCTACACCTTCGGCAAGCGCGAGGGCGGCCTGCGCGCGGCGAAGGCCGGCGTGGCGGCGACGCAGGCGCTGGTGGAGGCGGGCACGGCAGACGCCTCGGTGGACGCGGCGCGCGCCTACTACGGCGTGAAGCTGGGGCGCGAGCTGGTGTCCATGCTCGAGGAGGGCCAGGACATCCTGCGCCAGGCGGTGAAGCGCACCGAGGAGGAGCTCGCGCAGCCGGACACCGAGCTGGGCGAGGGCGACCGCCGCCGCCTGCGCGTGCTGCAGACGGAGGCCGCCGGGCGGCTCGCCGAGGCGCGCAAGCTGGAGGCGGTGGCGCTCGCGGGCGTGCGCTTCCTCGCGGGCGACGACAAGGTGGACGTGGACGAGAAGCCGCTGGAGGCGCTGCCCGGGCGGCTGCCGCAGCTCGCGCACGCGGAGAGCGAGAGCTCGGGGCGGCCGGACGTGCGCGCCGCGCAGTACGCGGCCAAGGCGGCCGAGGGGCTCTCGGACGTGGAGCGCGCGCGCCTCTTGCCAGACCTGGCGGTGGTGGCGCAGGGCGCCTTCGCGCGCGCCGCCGGCGCCGAGAACCCGCACAACGCCTACTTCGCCGACCCCTTCAACACCACGAGCGTGGGCGCGGGGCTCGCGCTGCGCTGGACCATTGACCCGGCCACGCGGCTCGCGCGGCTGCGGGGCGCCGAGGCGGACGCCGCGCGCGCGCGCACCGGCGCGGGGCTCGCCGCCTCCGCCGCGCAGCTCGCCGCGCGCGCGGCCTGGGCGGACGCGCAGGATGCGCTGGGGCGCCGCGAGGCGGCGATCGCCGGCGAGGCCGAGGCGCGCGCCTGGCTCGTCTCCAGCCTGCAGGCGGAGGCCGCGGGCCTCGTGGACACCAAGGACATCGGCGACTCGCTCACGGCCTGGTTCGGCCAGCGCGCGCGGCTCGCCCAGGCGACGTTCGACTGGGACATCGCCGTCTTCACCCTGATGCGCGCCATGGGCGCCCCCTATACCGAGGCCTATGCACTCCCCAAGTGA
- a CDS encoding gamma carbonic anhydrase family protein, producing MPLYALQDMVPEVVPGAYWVAPTASVIGRVRLARDVSVWWGAVLRGDMDLIDIGEGTNIQDGAILHTDAGVPLVLGAHVTVGHRAMLHGCSVGEGSLIGIGATVLNGARIGRHCLVGAHALVTEGTEIPDGSLVLGAPAKVVRPVNEKQLMVLQGSGPHYVHNAERYRKGLRPVGD from the coding sequence ATGCCCCTGTATGCACTGCAAGACATGGTCCCGGAGGTGGTGCCCGGCGCCTACTGGGTAGCGCCCACCGCCTCCGTCATCGGGAGGGTGCGCCTGGCGCGCGACGTGAGCGTGTGGTGGGGCGCGGTGCTGCGCGGGGACATGGACCTCATCGACATCGGCGAGGGGACCAACATCCAGGACGGCGCCATCCTGCACACCGACGCCGGCGTGCCCCTGGTGCTGGGGGCGCACGTGACGGTGGGCCACCGCGCGATGCTGCACGGCTGCAGCGTGGGGGAGGGCAGCCTCATCGGCATCGGGGCCACGGTGCTCAACGGCGCGCGCATCGGGCGCCACTGCCTCGTCGGCGCGCACGCGCTCGTCACCGAGGGCACCGAGATTCCCGACGGCAGCCTGGTGCTGGGCGCGCCCGCCAAGGTCGTGCGCCCGGTGAACGAGAAGCAGTTGATGGTGCTCCAGGGCTCGGGTCCCCACTACGTGCACAACGCCGAGCGCTACCGCAAGGGGCTGCGGCCCGTGGGCGACTGA
- a CDS encoding LytTR family DNA-binding domain-containing protein yields the protein MFAESRLPPPLHTLLVDDEPAARAALRELLERDPELELVGECASGREALRALQQAPVDLLLLDVGLPDLDGFELLREAGPGAAAAVLFVTGSDAHALHAFDVGALHYLLKPLDAEQLARGVARAKERVRALRVQQLARQLGALYGGSAAPGGPEGLGAPATQGYLQRLALKETGRVTLLPVEEVDWVEADDYYVQVHAGGRSYLLRQSLRALEGQLDPRRFLRIHRSTLVNVARVRELQPLFHGEYWVVLQDGSHLKLSRSYRERLDALLAGREPQSPTGRSPLR from the coding sequence ATGTTCGCGGAAAGCCGCCTTCCCCCGCCCCTGCACACCCTGCTCGTGGACGACGAGCCGGCGGCGCGCGCGGCGCTGCGCGAGCTGCTCGAGCGCGACCCGGAGCTGGAGCTGGTGGGCGAGTGCGCTTCGGGGCGCGAGGCGCTGCGGGCGCTGCAGCAGGCGCCGGTGGACCTGCTGCTGCTGGACGTGGGGCTGCCGGACCTGGACGGCTTCGAGCTGCTGCGCGAGGCGGGGCCCGGCGCGGCCGCGGCCGTGCTCTTCGTCACCGGCTCGGACGCCCACGCGCTGCACGCCTTCGACGTGGGCGCCCTGCACTACCTGCTCAAGCCGCTGGACGCCGAGCAGCTCGCGCGAGGCGTGGCGCGCGCCAAGGAGCGCGTGCGGGCGCTGCGGGTGCAGCAGCTGGCGCGGCAGCTCGGGGCCCTGTACGGCGGCAGCGCCGCGCCCGGCGGCCCGGAGGGTCTTGGTGCGCCCGCCACCCAGGGCTACTTGCAGCGGCTCGCGCTCAAGGAGACGGGCCGGGTGACGCTGCTGCCGGTGGAGGAGGTGGACTGGGTGGAGGCGGACGACTACTACGTGCAGGTGCACGCCGGGGGCAGGAGCTACCTCCTGCGCCAGAGCCTGCGCGCGCTGGAGGGGCAGCTGGACCCGCGCCGCTTCCTGCGCATCCACCGCTCCACGCTGGTGAACGTGGCGCGCGTGCGCGAGCTGCAGCCGCTGTTCCACGGCGAGTACTGGGTGGTGCTGCAGGACGGCAGCCACCTCAAGCTCAGCCGCAGCTACCGCGAGCGGCTCGACGCGCTGCTCGCGGGGCGCGAGCCTCAGTCGCCCACGGGCCGCAGCCCCTTGCGGTAG
- a CDS encoding AAA family ATPase, which translates to MASAGGQRAENRGSGPAVPGWRLKLLGSVELCGPRGRIPLEGRIAAALAYVAWSAPTPKAQLAGLLWPDTVPSQERNNLRQLLRRLRLACGEPLLQSVGQQDALVLDEAVECDLLRLREAARRGHSEEVLGLQGSLLAGLDFDELPEFTRWLDGARLAAEGWFRKLIGLELRRREDVGDLLGAIGVAETWLSLEPESEPIARTLMRLHHVAGSRHAALHVYEQLKARLAEELAVAPTEETAGLARRIARSLQQDRSAAAIASATPLQLRRPWLRVGREDAWQQLQDGWARGRVLCLAGAPGVGKSRLALDFAAAQGEFLLVTGHPADAPVAYATLTRALRQLLRVAPAGALPTWVRAELSQLLPELSPPRRARRRSEHALQVRLHGALGHALSLLAPHATSFVADDLHDWDAHSLAFLGAWIASLQTASPQSPEGPAREGSALRLLCCTEWQGGASSRWPAAEPDVAHLLAHAQRVELAPLSRVQVLALVDSLSLPHAARELGEAVWRFAGGNPFLVLEALRDWVRRAAGSADPAGVAVGSESVAATARSRVARLHPHALPAALAAAVAAEHLSEHLAEHGEGEDGRITAALVAELLQLPELEMAAALEALQRMGVVGAAPPQPFGVCGALRVALASAPATAQLLRARCAPALARRRGLAAASAAGRGARTTWDDAPDLQVLLP; encoded by the coding sequence ATGGCCTCAGCAGGTGGTCAGCGAGCCGAGAACAGGGGCAGCGGCCCGGCAGTGCCGGGCTGGCGCCTGAAGCTGCTGGGCAGCGTGGAGCTGTGCGGCCCGCGCGGGCGCATCCCGCTGGAGGGCCGCATCGCGGCGGCGCTCGCGTACGTGGCCTGGTCCGCCCCCACGCCCAAGGCCCAGCTCGCCGGGCTGCTGTGGCCGGACACCGTGCCCTCCCAGGAGCGCAACAACCTGCGCCAGCTGCTGCGCCGGCTGCGGCTCGCGTGCGGAGAGCCCCTGCTGCAGAGCGTGGGGCAGCAGGACGCGCTGGTGCTGGACGAGGCGGTGGAGTGCGACCTGCTGCGGCTGCGCGAGGCGGCCCGGCGCGGGCACTCCGAGGAGGTGCTGGGGCTGCAGGGCTCGCTGCTCGCCGGGCTGGACTTCGACGAGCTGCCCGAGTTCACCCGCTGGCTGGACGGGGCGCGGCTCGCGGCCGAGGGCTGGTTCCGCAAGCTCATCGGGCTGGAGCTGCGGCGGCGCGAGGACGTGGGCGACCTGCTGGGCGCCATCGGCGTGGCGGAGACCTGGCTCAGCCTCGAGCCGGAGTCCGAGCCCATCGCCCGCACGCTGATGCGCCTTCACCACGTGGCCGGCAGCCGCCACGCCGCGCTGCACGTGTACGAGCAGCTCAAGGCCCGGCTCGCCGAGGAGCTCGCGGTCGCGCCCACCGAGGAGACGGCGGGGCTCGCGCGCCGCATCGCGCGCAGCCTGCAGCAGGACCGCAGCGCCGCCGCCATCGCCTCGGCCACGCCCCTGCAGCTGCGCCGCCCCTGGTTGCGCGTGGGGCGCGAGGACGCGTGGCAGCAGCTGCAGGACGGCTGGGCGCGAGGCCGCGTGCTCTGCCTCGCCGGCGCGCCCGGAGTGGGCAAGAGCCGGCTCGCACTGGACTTCGCCGCAGCGCAGGGCGAGTTCCTCCTGGTGACCGGCCACCCGGCGGACGCCCCGGTCGCCTATGCCACGCTCACCCGCGCGCTGCGCCAGCTGCTGCGCGTCGCGCCCGCCGGCGCGCTGCCCACCTGGGTGCGCGCGGAGCTCTCGCAGCTGCTGCCCGAGCTGTCCCCGCCGCGGCGCGCACGCCGGCGCAGCGAGCACGCGCTGCAGGTCCGGCTGCACGGGGCGCTCGGCCACGCGCTCAGCCTGCTCGCGCCGCACGCCACCTCCTTCGTCGCCGACGATCTGCACGACTGGGACGCGCACAGCCTGGCCTTCCTCGGCGCGTGGATCGCCTCGCTGCAGACCGCTTCGCCGCAGTCGCCGGAAGGCCCCGCGCGGGAGGGCTCCGCACTGCGGCTGCTCTGCTGCACCGAGTGGCAGGGGGGGGCCTCGAGCCGCTGGCCCGCGGCGGAGCCGGACGTGGCGCACCTGCTGGCCCACGCGCAGCGCGTGGAGCTCGCGCCGCTGTCGCGCGTGCAGGTGCTCGCACTCGTGGACTCGCTCTCCCTGCCTCACGCCGCGCGGGAGCTGGGCGAGGCGGTGTGGCGCTTCGCCGGCGGCAACCCCTTCCTCGTCCTCGAGGCGCTGCGCGACTGGGTGCGCCGCGCTGCGGGCAGCGCGGATCCCGCGGGCGTCGCGGTGGGCTCGGAGAGCGTGGCGGCCACCGCCCGCAGCCGGGTGGCGCGCCTGCACCCGCACGCGCTGCCGGCGGCCCTGGCCGCGGCCGTGGCCGCCGAGCACCTCTCCGAGCACCTGGCCGAGCACGGCGAAGGCGAGGACGGGCGCATCACGGCGGCGCTCGTGGCCGAGCTGCTGCAGCTGCCCGAGCTGGAGATGGCCGCGGCGCTCGAGGCGCTGCAGCGCATGGGCGTGGTGGGCGCGGCGCCCCCGCAGCCCTTCGGCGTGTGCGGTGCGCTGCGGGTCGCGCTCGCCAGCGCCCCTGCCACCGCGCAGCTGCTGCGTGCGCGCTGCGCCCCGGCGCTCGCCCGCCGGCGCGGCCTGGCCGCCGCGAGCGCGGCGGGGCGGGGCGCCCGCACCACCTGGGACGATGCGCCCGACCTGCAGGTGCTGCTTCCCTGA